A genomic window from Chanodichthys erythropterus isolate Z2021 chromosome 1, ASM2448905v1, whole genome shotgun sequence includes:
- the zgc:92242 gene encoding SH2 domain-containing protein 4A, translating into MLQQILAEMYIDPDVLEALNEEQKKILFFKMREEQVRRWKEREEKEGKDGIKKEKLRLKKGPCKSVSWRLGSDGDVHVCIIGESDDLKSPKLILSKLRDKTEAKPNNINRAKAESVKSSLTKPNRAQQISTEAGIQLLLKKPEELSDSTTVSDESKQDSGSDQSADDSRGQTDDSDSDSAEEDTGLYRPHMSNRETSVAERLRELQLHRAMKEQMSINKKTHPLDTPTDKGVVKEKDSSLSYGSRVAQLRKNFNTTSAPCVKPPIPCKPAHLQTSPSDKHNSATLHS; encoded by the exons ATGCTGCAGCAGATCCTAGCTGAGATGTACATTGACCCTGATGTACTAGAGGCCCTGAATGAGGAACAGAAGAAAATCCTGTTCTTCAAAATGAGAGAGGAACAAGTCAGGCGCTGGAAGGAGCGGGAAGAGAAGGAGGGCAAAGATgggataaaaaaagaaaagctccGGCTAAAGAAAG GCCCTTGTAAAAGTGTGAGTTGGCGGCTGGGCAGTGATGGCGACGTGCATGTGTGTATTATCGGAGAATCAGATGACCTCAAATCTCCAAAACTCATTCTGTCCAAGCTGAGGGACAAGACAGAGGCCAAGCCTAACAATATCAACAG AGCAAAAGCTGAATCTGTGAAGAGCAGCTTGACCAAACCCAACAGAGCACAACAAATCAGCACAGAAGCAGGGATCCAGCTACTGcttaag AAACCAGAGGAGCTCAGCGATTCTACAACAGTCTCAGATGAGTCCAAGCAAGACAGCGGTTCTGATCAGTCAGCCGACGACAGCAGGGGCCAAACTGATGACTCAGACTCAGACAGTGCGGAGGAGGACACAGGCCTTTACAGACCACATATGAGCAACAGAGAGACGAGCGTAGCAGAAAGGCTGAGAGAGCTTCAACTGCACAGAGCAATGAAAGAGCAGATGTCAATCAACAAAAAGACACACCCACTGGACACACCCACAGACAAAG GAGTGGTGAAAGAGAAGGATAGCAGTCTGTCATATGGCAGTCGTGTGGCTCAGCTTAGGAAGAACTTCAACACCACAAGTGCCCCATGTGTCAAACCACCGATCCCCTGCAAGCCAGCTCACCTACAGACCTCACCCTCAGATAAACACAACAGTGCCACTCTGCACAGCTGA